The DNA sequence tcagagcccttgaacagttgcctgctgatgtattttatgatgcctgcagttaagacgtctgctgctgtggctgtgagtggtagtggcttatgccaaggggatgggagggtgagtgccacagtagctgaattggtaaggcactacatgcctaatgaaggtggtgtggattcagctcctacctacagcaaactatcttttcgtccactttcatttcccttatccatactatttataaattccaaaaatgcatatttaatttaccctatgctttctccgagttcattacctattttcatcatctggtcaaacaattatggctcagctcgataaaggctaattcagcttggaagataagaacatccgaggaggccaaaggaagtgacttggtcggcaattgtggatactgttcagaatcagctttaaaaacatagaaggttttcagctaagcgcatagcaaagacagtcaacttgtcataaaggtgcttagagtaactactcactagtgcactaaacatgaaaCTTTTAACtaagtgtgcccaaattgctgacaagaaatgcggaaataaggttacttgtcaatctagtatatgctcctgacagagcaccttggtggcgagcgtcgcaacacccgtcacagcagaagcgcaactagcgaacaggtgggggaattaggtcatgcgtgccatggccaaatccatttcccgaaagctgaagagcagctcgacaaggacttgctaatcaattgtaagcggaacagacgccactaggcctgaggtgtacaaattgtacacctcatgtacaaatatgcgcacaaatttacccacagcttcaagaacatgcctgctagatacaatgtcccatttgttcctttatacatctgtcaaattagcccaattgtgttctcgtacctaaagacaagggtgtatgaaaaatcacgccaaccatattgagcattgtgctgtgggttggtcataagatatctctcagctgtggcaagttctacgtggaccaaacggcccaatgcctgaatgaccatttgagggagcattcaaacaatttaaataaaccggatggtgcagcacacattgcaaggcctgctcatatgagctgtgctttcgcacattatgatcctgtgcaggagtagcaacgaaacatcgcatgagctcacgaaggtatattttatcagagagtgcacatgttagtagcacttcaattgccttaattcaccagaggtgcacttgtttaatggctatttgtagcattaaaagacaaactagcactgtcacaacattcacctcttgcctgtgcacaaaatttgtacactatgtttcatcctttgaatcattaaatcagttagtagttcgcactttcatgtgtccttcctctgtaaatagattttcgcacacaaagacaatgtgcagcagacttcaccaatttgcccaagacgaagtcctagtcagactcaaaaatctccttcagagattttcttactgtgatgagaatttctgtcactgcatggcactctgttcgaacaaggccttcactgataagatgggagaaaaaaaaggttacagaggcaaaaattgtcacattggcactcagatatattccctaatgcaatgcctaaaagattttttttttgttggacaagaggatcagggtaaggctcatgactaatgagcattctattgcacagatgaagggattaaccaaacaagccctgcgaagtcaaggaagattcatacaatggaaacttggcatttgcttgagagtggcatgcagggacccgcaaacccacaccggtcatattagcgtgcatctcacatctataacctaatgcaggttgctgcaatgaacctacatcatgtttgtaaacaagttgcgaggaacatttgcgcaaacctggtacctcgcatagcgccatcacaagaagcaatactaaacagcagcttagcaaactagctggaagaaatttaagaaaatttcttggtcttcaagacagccaagctttagaacaaaattgagccaaagtagaactatgagcggctgggccacgttctgcaatatttgtcttcatagtttacattggggttgctcaacatgttcctttagaactgtggcgagcaggtgctcaagcaagtcgcgattcgctagccgccaaaatccgataaacaagggaacagtatgaacatgcaagacaagaaacagtacaggtaaatgcgacatcgagtgccatataaaaattgcaacagctcacttacttaggcaatatctgcaacagcaatcctacgaaggatgaaacttttttttttcgcgatcgatgcacaacactaagcggcaactgcagcaacaagcatttggaacgagtttaaacgttttttaccataagagcaaaaagttctgccaaactgagagcccacatatgctccattcacatcagtaaattcaacaaacaagagcaacagcactgaaaaacgtaacaggagctgcacaagaccacactaccaaccataaacgcgctccaaggcataaagaaacgagctgctccagcgttgcgcccaagtgtggctcgagatcgcaagctcgaacaccatccggttcttccagcgcaactaactagaacagcattctatcacacaacacagtaagaaaccgtaaaattctgttttagctaagctgaaaagctgaagcagctccagcagcgcgcgcaaaactataaaccggaacacgccatacttgtttaaacaacgtcatcataactgtgacgtcacttccatGCGTagcagcagcgttttagtatggcatttcgctcctaccacgtgcgtgtcagcagtttacgcccgggcgcacatcgaggcaccctagtggtccatggggcttagcgccatctgtatgtggtgggaacacttccggcggaagaaaaaataatgtgacgccatgtccgttaaaagcagaagtgatgtcattttgttttcgaaggcgcgaaatttggtttgttgttcttcctttggagctatatattcaaatgccccgccattcgacctaatgggcgtttcgagctttcagcgtggaaagcgatggaggaaaaggccagccgtacggttgtcgaaatcgcatccctgcacagaacatactttctttggaggccgacgaaagctttaggtgtagagtgctgatcctattgttggatgccaagcccgtcggccagtgcagtcgcacgaaaacaactacacaattatctggcggtcgtaactcactacttttgactgaacagactaagaagcaatgaagctacccgcgtcaccaaattcagacaaacttcgacaagcaagaaagcacaaactgtgaggggggcgtatttcaacaggtgatacgagtttGTCTTTCTGCCCATttgaagacgtgcattgcattgcgagtggtagtggcgtcaacgccccctgtagcgatgggcgctcaaaagaaatgcatttattaataattataaaattaaacctcgtcacgaatatataaaattgactaggaatcttattttcgttgaatgaatctaactgtgtctcgtttgaattaaaaaacgcgtttttctttcccaatatttgttccctccaaacatagtcgcgcttcaatcgctgctcccataaccccccatgctgatgtcggtgacaatctgtactgaaccgcttttcgcccgaagcttcgcgacctatttgaatcgaccttgcagccgccgcacgcgagacacgtgtgcaagcaagcagcgtgtgagtgaaaaccgcaacaacgtgtgcgcacagtttgtcgccgtccgctagccatggagcccgctggtgactgctttgtacctggaggtttcttcagcgtgacgaaCGGCTGGAAAAAGCGCTTCGGTAACGTCAAAATACCCACGGAAGCGCAGCTCGAAAAACACATGGTGTCGAGCGGAGCGCGCTTCGCGCGACAGCAAATGAAAAGAACGATGTTCCAAGAAGGATACGTGCGCAACGTCATGTACAACGACGTGTCAGCAGAATCCACGTGCGGACTTTTGCGTAGTATCTGCCTACCGTCAATGAAAGGCGGCTATTACATCGTGCACGCCGCGATTTCCAAGGCGTCGGGCTCCATCCTGGCTGGTCATTGCCTCTGCCCCGCAGGGTGAGCGAGCTTTCTATTCTACATCTGGAGCGCGACCTGCATGAACAGCGTGCAGGACATTTAAGTCTGATGGGTTACATTTTGGAATTCATAACTATACCGGCCCTGCCGTTTTGGGCTAGCTGTTTGCTTATATAAAGGTACGGTTGCTTAAATGTTGAAAAAATGCACATACTGTAAATGAAGAAAGCGGGGAGTTCTTGTTTTTGCGCATTTGCATGTATGCCGATCGACACGGTCGTGCAGCATACCAATTTGCACTTGTCTGCGACCGTACACAGCCTTGGATTGCCGGTATCACACAGTACACTATTTAGAGGCATATAACGAGAATGACTTCCAAGTTTGGCTGTTTACTGTAAAACCGCTAGTTGTACCTAACTTCGTGCCGGCATAGCTCTCTGACAAGCCGCATCGCATCGTTCAATGATGCTGTTAATGTGTGCACATGGTGTTACAAGGCCAACGCGCGAGTGGTGGTGTGCGGCTCATGTCTGAGATTGGCGCATGTATTTCACGTTGAGTGACGTGAACTTAAACCCGTTCTTTCGAATTCATAAACACTTGATCCCATCTTTTCCTTGATGAATACCTGTTGAGCATGAAAACTCATCTCCTCTTCCattttattcttgcagcctgagCGGCACATGCCAACATTTTGTTGGGTTAATTCTTCATGCCATTCACTTGGCGCAAAAGGATGCGGCAACGTGCACGGAAGTTCCATGTGCTTGGATTGTTCCTGCCCAAGGTAAGAATGCTACTACTTAGCAAGCATTAGTTAACATAGGAGGCGGCAAAAGTGCCTAAAAAATCTGTGATCACACTTCCGGCCCCTTTCTGCAAACGGTTCTTTGTGGCACCGTGTTGACCATTTAACGTGTTGTAAAATTGTTTGCATTCGTGGTAGCAGCTGTTGAATATCAACTCATTCACACAGCTACATTGTTTACAGCGTACATGAGTAATGGTATGTGAACAAATATAGGCTACTGGTTTTAATTAAGAACACATATTGGTGTCGCTTCATAAATTCTTAACTACAAGACCTGCATAGAGAAAAAATAATCCCAAACTGCAACATTTAATTTTCTTACAATGGATGTGGTCGTTGGCTAAACATCACAGGAAGCACTTAAAATTTCGTTATTGTACTTgtacaaacaaaactttttttttcagtcaaaaagcatgagccacctctgcctctgcaagacatcacttttcacacaaggaaacatgaaggtGCGAACAGGCGGCGGTTTGATCCACTGCCAGGGCTCTCACCGAGTGACCCATCTCTGCTTGCTGCCGATCTCGAAAAGGTGGCAGCAAACAGCCTGCTTCTCCGTTATATGAGCAAAGAAAACTCAGGAGAATCACTTGTAAGTGCTACACTTAACTCTGCATGCTTGTGATCTGTTAAAATAAGAGTTAGCAGTGTTCCATCAGCATGTGACGACAGACAGGAACAGTTTGAGAGCCccttttactgtgcttttatgcgaagtacagtttgcatcagtataacactaatgtcagtagtgtttatatatggtgactttcttttttatctcactaaacaatctgcaagcttagcaatgtgatgatgcagcaaacctgtgatgtaagtcttggttaattgaggcaactaaacctctttaaagccaaagttattttaaaaattctggcagaacctaTCTCGTGATGACTGAAATAATGCGAGAACATTCATGCACATACACACTGTTAAACTGACACAAACATCTGTTCAACTTCCATTCTATAGCTTGTCTTGTCCATGACAGCAGTAAGGGACTGTGAATTCCAAAGTGTGATACATTTAAGGGCTTTCAAATGCTGTGTGCCTTTACAAAAGACAAGACCTTTGACGCCTCCTGTAATACTGTAGGTATCAAGCCGGTGATGAACTCCCCAGTGCCTGCTTCATAAATTCTTATAGCCACATGTGATTCACATAATTATCATGCGAGACTGTCCAATCACCTGCAACTTATGCAGCAAAGCATGTGAGTATAGCATGCTGGGCAAGTCTTATTAAATTATCTGTACATAGTTTCCTTAGTTACGTGTATTAAGTGTCCCTTGATTTTTCATACCATGCTTTATAGCTGAATGGAATAACTTCTCTACACAGAGCTGCTGAACCtaattttaaagaattttaaatcttgcgttggcatatctgatgtgcattgattactgtttacctctacgtatggcttgagttttttctatccccttctgcaacatgcacattattgcactttcatatttacatttgctcttgatttacagcacatgttagcacgagttcatgtcactgcatctgaatgtttttttttttaattttctaatgctagtaagcttgtagtttgcttactttcaaaactgttctttgctcaccctgaaagaaggcatttagagtacgaataaataaaatgtgaaaaatgatTCAGAAGTACAATACTGAGTTTGCTTGTTTAACAACCATGCGCAATAAGGCATGCCAAGTATGAGACCACAATCTGAAcctattttgttgcgcttctcACCACTGGCGCAATATGATGCTGTCAAAGACCTGTTTACAAAATCCTCAAATCTTTACTATGCTGCTTCGTATATTTCAAGCTGCACTACTATTCAAGGTAGTCACTAAGCTAACATTTGCATGTTATCTGCGCTGTCTAATGTAAAGCACTATATTCCAGTATGAACACAGTCCCAGTGAAGTGGCACCAGAAGCTTCAGACACTCCACTGGTCCCAGACATTGAAGACATCCACAGTGAGACCTGTCAAAGACTCATACAAGAGAGGTTTGATGGTAAGAAAGTCCACTtccttgtttattacttttttcgcaactctttgtcttggcacgtgtcattctgaggctgtctcatttatataagaatgcccacctatgtctctgggcatcaccttcacaagTATCCCACTGAGCAGCAGATAATGCAGCAGTCACTTTTAGACTTAGTGTCTTGTCATTTCTTAACTTTAACAGGGCTGTCGCATAACTCGATGTGTGTGAGCACCCACAGGGTCCTCAAACATATCTGCTTCATCTATGGCATGTTTGTGAAGCACTGTGTGAATGTATAATGGATGTTCCTTTAGCATGAGTCCATCACCTGGATTCATGCACGgcatttgtcatatatatatgttgactgtgttttagcagagcatggaattgaaagcatgcacatttgtcttgctcttcttgtttttaggcatgtttaaatacttgcaatactgaaccaactctacgatttagctatgttgaccagcataattagcgaaaaaaaataaaacacaatgAGCACATGCAAGTTACAAGCTGCAGAAAAATTCTTATGTCACTGTGAAAGTAAGCTGTACAATTTTGTAGGAGATTAGTATCTACCTACATTTTAATCGTTGCAATATGCAGTTGTGTCATTTGACACAACCTAAGTACTTTAGCCTCTTTGAGTAGGCCTGTAGGGGTTTCTTTGTAGGAGTAAATAAAAGCTAACCTAATGGTATTAAGTTTCTGACAAGTGATTCAACATAAAAGAAAGTAAGGCGTGCAAACACCAACAAGAGAACTAGACAACATGGCATTTACTTAGTTTGGTTCTCTTGTATCCATGTTTGcatgcgttactttcttttagtgcgattcgctaccaactagctgaactttctctcattttaagcttcatttctagtacacttagctcctatctgcagtgtttgtgttgtctggttctcttgtgtccatgtttgcaccccttacttccttccacgatgaatccccaccaaatagctcaacattgccatgacaagtgatgctttgttgacgtcatgctacttctcATTGCTTTAATACAATGTAATGCTTGCTGTACGACTTGTAAAACGGATTCTAAACCTATAAATtaacaatactgtttttttttttgcagctatacAGGCCCTCTCGGTGGACAGCAGAGCAGTTGTTCTCGAGTCAACGATTGGACAGGCCGCAAATCCAACCTGGCACATGAAGCGGATTGGTCGGCTAACTGCctcaatgtttaaaagaattgtgCGGTGCCGGAAACCTGACAGTATTGTTAAAGAGATACTTTACCCGCGGAGCTATAAAACTGAAGCCATGCACTATGGAAATGTGCACAAGCCAGATGCCGTTCAGGCATATGAACAGCTAATGGCCTGCATGGATAAGACCATAACTGTGGGATATACAGGCCTGCACGTCCATGCTGAGCATCCGTTTATTGCTGCATCCCCAGATAGACTGGTATTTGAGGGCAGTGACATGGGGCTGCTAGAAGTTAAATGCCCGTTTTCTTTCAAAGGAAAAAGTATCGAAGAAGCTGCAGCTTCTCCAAAGTTTTGTTGTAGGGCAACAGGTAATGAAATTACATTGAAAAGGGAGCATGAATACTATTATCAGTTGCAGGGCCAAATGGCAGTGACAGGACTTAGCTGGTGCGACTTCGTTGTGTGGACTAATGCAGCATCCATTGCATCCTCCTTACACGTCGAAAGGATTTTCTTTGATGAGGCCATGTGGTCTCAGGAAATATTGCCAGCACTACTGCATTTCTATAGGAATGCTGTGCTAGCTGAGGAGCTGACCCAGCGAATTAGAAGAGGGCTTCCCCTGTATAGTTCTGCCAGGTATGTTGGCACTGCCAAAAGGAATCTGAAAACCTGCAGAAAGCAGGAGCCCCCTACTGCAAAAATATGTACACCACAAAGAGAATGAAGTCATTGTCAAGGAGGTGGGACAAAACAATGGCCTGatacggaagggcgtatgtgagtcggctaattacgaatgcgtgaaccaggctgatggtctctcccttagttaggccgtctctgcttcttgccactctccttatcattctggccacgtttcctgtgaccgcctttagtttttgtagggtgtgagatgttccagcattctgctgtatccacatccccaatattctgagtgtctccacttcacgaatagGCACCCCGTCGAGAGTCAaagtgagcggcacccagtccttctttcttgcgtacttcgcacgcacccgaatgaattccgatttttcgggtgcgcatgccatgtccgccaccctcgcgtattccacgactgcgtctatggccttttgaagggtttcttgcttgtccccgtaggacccctggtgagcccagaacgtgatatcatgggcatatatcgcacaaccgagattcgggtgcttatctagctccagggctagctttctcatccctacattgaatagcagtggagagagtatagctccctggggggacctctgtcgggacagttgaaggtgtcggacctcgtggagcctaatccgattgtggccgtgcggtggctgaggaacgagcgcacgtagttataaattcgcgatCCACAGTTCACCGcgaatagcgtggtgggagatgctgtcgaaggcctttttgatgtccaatgccagtacatatttatcttccgaccctctgttggggtgcaggacctcgtgctttagtagtagaaaaatgtcctgcgctgacacgtggggtcggaaaccgaacatgttggaggggaacatgttgtttagctctatgtggttcgagagccggacctgcacaaccttttcaaagagtttccccgcgcacgacgttagggagatgggtcgaaggttgttgatgttgcgaggcttacctggttttggaataagaataatttttgcttccttccattcttttggaaggacgccgtcctctgtccagaccgtgtcgttaaagaatttggtcaagctctttagcgtgtcatcacttagattgcgaatcattgcgttcgtgacctgatctacctctggggtcgtgtttttcttgaaggagtgtgccgctgcgtaaacctcttcaaaggttacgggggcgtccagttccggttggtcctgaccttcgtaaacgggtttggtggattgcccggtcggtacagtacctacgtatatctctttaattttgtctatgatgtcagcttcccgaccttcaaactcgttttcaagcagcttAAGTGTGCtattcgcgactgtttttgttcctcccgggtcaatcatacttcgaagaatgcgccatgttttctttgtagttaacgtgccccgaagcgagtcgcTGAACTGACACCAATTGCTGTCGCTTAGCTTTTGTGCGAtttcgttagcttcctgcgctacctgagctatccgtatcctgagtttacgattaagcttctgccttttccacctttttgtgaggcctctccgggcttcccagagatgcaacaggtgacgatccacggctggagcctccgttgtcgtttcaattgttttggtgaccctagagtgaataactcggatctgctcggcccattctcctacgtctgttatgctgccgattgttttctgtttttcacgaaatttggtccagtcgaatagccttgccttgccaatagctcttcgaatcctggctgcattaaccgatatgcttaagatatagtgatcacttcctaggttttcacctaggttcgtccatcgcgtctcactttcgttgttggtgaacgtgaggtcgggggaagtgtcctgggacacgctgttcccgattcgcgttgggagatcCGGTTGAGTTAGCTGAAAAAGTCCGTagcgcgttaaagtcgcctaacaatattaatttgtccctaccttgagcgagtcgcaccgcggtggccaccacgtttcCAAAATCCGCCTGTTGTTCTCTGGGAGAACTATAAAcgttgacaataattgttttaggtttgccccttttctgcggccaaatcgtgattatctggtgctgaataggttcccggaaaaaataatttacgctaatcgcgacatccttcttggcaaaggtggctacttgagggtagtcagggtgagcataaagctcgtaGCCTTTGAGTTTTTgattttgtttccctatttcctgaatacagataacgtcgggaaggattggcgccgattctatgtagtgcgtgaaattagccaatttagtgcgtagcgtgcagcaattccattgccagatttcaatgtgtccgctctttgtgttgcttgccatattatccatggatattactgtcgctatcagtgtgctctatagctttcggagtcctggtaggagctcccggactttgactgaccctctttcgggggacggctgcggcttttgtttgcacatcttctaccattcgtttgagtttgtgtagctctgcgaacattagttgcatgttttgtgctaactgttgcagcgttaacgaatgagtgctggaggcggtactttgttgcagtgatgtttgtggtggtgatttggaagtgtggtccgcaatttgtgtgatgtttgtggtggtgatttggaagtgtggtccgcaatttgtatgggttgctgtgatgtgctgttgtttgccgtgcgcttaaaagcttcaaactcggctcgtagctcggctaaactgtttcgaagtattttgttttctatggcaaaatgaaaagaaatagcatggcCTAAGCAAATTGTGTAGCATCGGTGATAACTATAGCCGTTACGTCTATAgacataacaaaataaatgtCCAGTGTACATGGAAGATAACTGAAAAAGCAGTATCATTTATTCAGAGATGGAAAATACAAATTTCCTCAGAAGGTAGCACAGTAGACAGCGTCGTCGTAAGTACACGTGATATAGTATGAGAGTACACTGTTGTTACACAGTCTGGTCTCTTCTGGTCATAAGCATGGTAAAGGAGGCTCATTTGAAGTAGAGATGTGCGAGCTGGCTACTTGTTCTCATT is a window from the Dermacentor albipictus isolate Rhodes 1998 colony chromosome 6, USDA_Dalb.pri_finalv2, whole genome shotgun sequence genome containing:
- the LOC139047100 gene encoding uncharacterized protein; its protein translation is MEPAGDCFVPGGFFSVTNGWKKRFGNVKIPTEAQLEKHMVSSGARFARQQMKRTMFQEGYVRNVMYNDVSAESTCGLLRSICLPSMKGGYYIVHAAISKASGSILAGHCLCPAGLSGTCQHFVGLILHAIHLAQKDAATCTEVPCAWIVPAQVKKHEPPLPLQDITFHTRKHEGANRRRFDPLPGLSPSDPSLLAADLEKVAANSLLLRYMSKENSGESLVSATLNSACL